The genomic window TTGGACATCGGCTCGAGGATCTTGCGACCGGTGCGCAGTACGAGATCTACCAGGAGTTGGGATCCGGCTCCGGAGCCTGCCGGCTCTGCGGTTCGGGGATCATCGAGGCTTGTGAGAGTGTCTGCCGCCAAATCGCCGCCGGTTGCGATCTCGTGGTAATCAGCAAGTTCGGCAAGCTCGAAGCGACCCGTAGCGGCCTCATCGCAGCCTTCTCCGCGGCGATCGTGGCGGAGAAGCCGATCCTGACAGCGGTTGCTCCGAGCTTCGTGGAAGCATGGCAGTGCTTTGCCGGCCCGCTTGCCAGCTTCTCGGCTCCGGACGAGGAAGCGATTGAAGCATGGTGTTTGATGCAAAAGGCCAAATCTTGCGGAATCTAAAAACATATTGCGATATTGTACCTTCACTTGCTTGATAGGATACACTGAATCAGCATTCATATTTGCAGAATACGGAAGATTTAACCTCTTTCGACCGCGAAATATCCAGCTCGTTTGTGACACGTTCGACCACATGATAGACGAGATGTATTTCAGGTCTCGCTGGATCAGGTGTTTGCAGAAGTCGCCCGGTCCAACTGGTCACCGTGCCGGGCGCGGATGAGCTCGTGACGAAACCGATCAACTCGCCTTCGGCAGAACCAACCAGAATTCGTCCTCGACACGGTGCTACAATCTCAGCCCGACTTGGCGTGTACGTTCCCGAGATCGCCTCGCCATACTGGGACAAGTGGATCTCGGCACCACATTCATTGCGCCAGCGGCCCTCGAACATTGGCTTCCTCACCTCTGTCTGTACGCCTGTCCGTCATGCATGGCGGGTGCGGATGAATATCGTTATGCAATTTCATATATAGCGAATGATCCTCCTTGTCGCCTCGACCCCGCTGCGCCCCATGCACGGGTGGGCTGCAGATGCAGGATGTCCGACAAGGCTCATACTCACCAGAGTCGGATGCTGCCGCGTCGTCTCAAGTCAGGCCAACCCCTTACGTTTGATGAGGCCGGCTGAGGCGGGCCTCTTTTCGCCGGAAGATAGATGTCTCATCAGATCTCATAAAATATTTCGGCCTTTCGATTTTTTATGCACGCCGGCAGAATATAGAACCAGCATCGAGACTGCTATTACAGCGAAGATTGCAATCAGCATGATCGCTTCGTCTCCTCGCTAACGGACGCCGGCTTTCAGCGTGAGGAAAGGCCCCACACCGTCTCCAGCATTTCCGAGGCCTCAGTGCGCCGGCGCCGGATGCCTGAGGACGTACCTCCTAAACAGCATTCCGGCGGCGACGATCGTCAGGGCACCGGTCAGAACCGGAACGATGAGAAAGTTCCAACTCGCCCCCGCCAGGATCACGACGATCGGATCGGCACCGGCCGGGGGATGAACCGTCTTCGTAAGAAGCATGGTGACGATGGCGAGGCCGACGCCGAGACCGAAGGCCAGGGCCGTCGAGCCCAAACAGGAAAAGATGAGGAGGCCCATCACCGTCGAGACGACGTGGCCGCCGATCACGTTGCGCGGCTGAGCGAGGGGGCTCTGCGGCAAGCCGAACACCAGCACGCAGCTGGCACCGAATGGTGCGATGAGCAGACCTGCCCCGAACCGGGCTGTGACCTCCGCCAGCAGGAAGATGACGCCGAAGCCACCGAGTCCAGCCATGAGGATCGAGCCCGTTGCGGTAAGAGGCACGGCGCGTGCGAACCGTTGCCTCAGGCTCTGATGCGACGCCATGAGTCTCCAAGCCTTGTCGGTGCGGGTCGTCTGAAGGAGTTGACTGGGGCGGCCGGGCGCCGACAGGGTGCCCGGCCGGGGGAGCCTCAGGCTTTTTTGCCGGCGCTGTAGGAATGCGCGCCGACACCGGCGAGCGTGCCGCCTTCGACGATCAGGTACTCGTTCCGGATCTGCCGCTTCTCGAAGTAGCATTCGAGGATCTCGCGGGTGCCGGCCGCGTAGCGAGTTTGGGCGGAGAGCGAGGTGCCGGAGATGTGCGGGGTCATGCCGTGATGCGGCATCGAGCGCCACGGATGGTCCTCGGGCGCTGGCTGCGGATACCAGACATCGCCGGCATAGCCCGCGAGCTGTCCGCTCTCGAGGGCGCGGACGATGGCGTCGCGATCGGCGAGCTTGCCGCGGGCCGTGTTGACGAGATAGGCGCCGCGCTTGAACAGCTTGAGCGTCTCGTCGTTGATCATGCCCTCGGTCTCCGGGTGGAGCGGGCAGTTGAGGGTGACCACGTCGCAGACGCCGTACATCTCCTCGCGGCTGGCGTGCCACGTCAGGCCGAGTTCCCGCTCGACCGACTCGGGCAACCGGTGGCGGTCGGTATAGTGCAGGTGCATGTCGAATGGCTTCAGGCGCTTCAGCACCGCGAGGCCGATGCGGCCGGCGGCCACCGTGCCGACATGCATGCCCTCGACATCGTAGGAGCGCGCGACGCAGTCGGCGATGTTCCAGCCGCCCTTCATCACCCACTGATAGGACGGGATGTAGTTGCGCACGAGGCCGAGGATCATCATCACCACGTGCTCGGCGACGCTGATCGAGTTGCAGAAGGTCACCTCGGCGACGGTGATGTCGTGCTTGATCGCCGCGTCGAGGTCGGTGTGATCGGAGCCGATCCCGGCGGTGACGATGATCTTGAGGTTCTTGGCCTTCTCGATCCGCTCGGCGGTCATGTAGGCCGGCCAGAACGGCTGGGAGATCACGATCTCTGCGTCGTGAAGATGCTGGTCGAGAACGGAATCGGAGCCCTCCTTCGAGGAGGTGACGATCAACTCGTGACCGAGGCCTTCGAGGTATGTGCGCAGGCCCAGTTCGCCGGAAACGCTCCCGAGCAGGGTGCCGGGCCGGAAGTCGATGGCCTTGGGCGTCGGCAGCGTCTGGCCGTCGGAATAGCGCTCGATCTTGGGTAGATCGTCGCGGGCATATGAGGTCGGATATCCGTCGACGGGATCGTCGTAGAGAACGAGAACGATCTTGGCCATCGCTGACTCCCTTTGTCGGCTTGCAAAGGGGATCGCCTCAGTCGAGCAAAACTGATCACGATGCGTGCGTTGCATTGCGTTGACAGGCGTTTCCCCGCTCGAAGATGTGCCGGCTCTGTCTTTTACTGCAAGCCGGCTCGAGCGAGATGAACTTCCGTTCTCATCACCTCGATATCAAATGAAAGTCCTTGATGATCTGATCGACGCGGCCGATCAGGGCGAAGGCAGCGCCGCCGTCCAGGCCGGGGATTCTTCCAGCCGGAAGTTCAGCGTGGCGCGCAGAAGCGCGGAGGCCATCGGCGGCAGGGGATCACGGTCGGTGAAGACGAGCCCGACACTCTGCCGGGGCGTCGTTTCCGCGAAGTCGCGCATGGCCAGGGCATCGGTGCCGCCGAACAGGTGCCGGAAAGTATGCGGCACGATGCTGACGAACCCGCCCTCACGCAAATGCGCGCAGACACCGAGGAACGAGTTGCTGACGACGGTCGGGCGCAGGACCACTCCGAACGTATCCGCCAAGCCGTCGAGGATCCGGCGGTTCTGCATCTCCTCGCTCAGCAGGCAGAGCCGCTGGCGGCTCGCCTGCACCCAGCTCACCCGCGCCTCGGCCGCCAGCGGATGATCGGCCCTCATCGCGAGGATGTAGCGCTCGTGATAGAGCGGCACGCGCCGCACCCGTTCGAGCGGTTCGTTCTCGAGATAGGTCAGGCCGGCCTCGATCTCGAAGCCGTCGAGGCCCTTCTGGATCTCGCGGGAGGAGAGCGAGCGGATCTCGATCGAGGCGTCGGGATGCACCTCCCGGAACCGCGTCGAGAGGAAGCCGACCGCGCCCATCGCCGCCGGAATGACGCCCAGTCGCAGCGTGCCCTTGAGGCCGGTGCGAAGCCCGGACAGATCCTCTCGCAGGCTGTCGTAATCGATGAGGATCTGGCGCGCCCATGCGAGGAGATGTTCCCCCTCGACGGTGAGGCCCACGAAGCGCTGGTTGCGAACGACGAGGGCGACCTGAAGATCCTCCTCCAGCTTGCGCAGAGCCGCGGAGAGCGTCGATTGCGTGACGTTGCAGGCTTGGGCGGCCCGAGCGAAATGCCGCTCGCGCGCAAGGGTCACGAAGTAGGAGAGGTGCCGAACCAGCATGGCAACGCACGAAGCCTGAGAACGGACACGGTATGTCCAATTGAATATAGCCCATCAGCCGATGGTTTGCGCCGCAGATCGCCGTCATCAACGATCGTCGCCATCGCCATCGAGGATCGCGCAGGGGCGATCGGGATAGGAAAGCTCGCTCCGGCTCAGGAAGCCGAGATCCGTCAGGTCGTGCAGGTAGGTCAGAAGCGCCTCGCTCTGCGCCGCTTCGTAGACGTATCCATGCGCTGCGATGGCTTCCGCCAGCGTGGCGGCCCTGCCATCGTGAAGGTAGGGGGCGGTCTCCGGCCGCAACGCATAGTGGATCACGGGCGTCGGCAGCAGGTTCGCGACAGCTCCGAGCCCTACGGGCAGGGCGATGGCCGCTTCGGCATCCGGACCAGCACTGACGGGAGCCATCTGGCTCCATCCCGCCAACTCGGCCGGCGGCGCCAATGGCGCCGCAGGGAGATAGGACCATGTCCAAACCGTCGCAGGCATAGGGACATCGAGGCCGTGAAGCCGCAGGTCGTCATCGATCCAAATCTTTTGATCGTAGTAGTAGGCGGCTTCGTGGCCGTCCTTGCGAATGACGTTTCGCATTTCCTCAAAATACAAATTGGCATCAGATCCGAAATCGTCTACAATTTTCGCCGCGTTAGCGAGCCGTCTGGCTGTGATAATCGAGATTTCGTCCGCACTGCCGATCCGGAAGGTCTTACGCTTTCTGCGCAGATGCCATGTCGCGGTCTTGGAGCCGAGACGTAGGACTAGCTCAACCTGTTTGCCGTCGCGCCATTCCACGATCGTGCCCTTCAGCGCGCCGGATTGGACGTACTTTCTGGCCTGAAGGACCATGTCGCTCGTGATCACGAGAGTTGCGTCCGTCAGCGGCACCTGCACCTTCCGACCCTCCTCGGCCGTCAGGTTTCGGATCTTTGGTGCTGCCTCCGGCAACCTTCTCAGACCTCCGGTCATTAGTCGCTCCGTACAACCATCTGTACAACCGTGGCAGGCAGCGCCAGCACCTCACGCTGAACCGAAAAACTAGTTTTTCAATGAGTTACGGGGCATACCAGCGGATGGAGCGAAGGTATGTTTTAAGATTTTAGCCGCCGATCCGCTTCCCAAGCTGAATATCATCGGTTCGATCCCGATCGCCCGCTCCAACTAAGTGTCTCTCAGAGCCTGTTTGACTGCAGTGATCCTATCTCGCCCCTCATCCTGAGGTGCCGCGTGAGCGGCCTCGAAGGGGGCTCCAGATCCCGCGCGATTCCTGGAGCACCCTTCGAGGCCTCCGCTCCGCTCCGGCACCTCAGGATGAGGGTTCAGGATGGGAGTAGGATCTTCCTCTCGCCTTGCCGTTGCCTGACGAAGACACGGCGGCCGG from Methylorubrum populi includes these protein-coding regions:
- a CDS encoding LysR family transcriptional regulator — encoded protein: MLVRHLSYFVTLARERHFARAAQACNVTQSTLSAALRKLEEDLQVALVVRNQRFVGLTVEGEHLLAWARQILIDYDSLREDLSGLRTGLKGTLRLGVIPAAMGAVGFLSTRFREVHPDASIEIRSLSSREIQKGLDGFEIEAGLTYLENEPLERVRRVPLYHERYILAMRADHPLAAEARVSWVQASRQRLCLLSEEMQNRRILDGLADTFGVVLRPTVVSNSFLGVCAHLREGGFVSIVPHTFRHLFGGTDALAMRDFAETTPRQSVGLVFTDRDPLPPMASALLRATLNFRLEESPAWTAALPSP
- a CDS encoding HPP family protein, which produces MASHQSLRQRFARAVPLTATGSILMAGLGGFGVIFLLAEVTARFGAGLLIAPFGASCVLVFGLPQSPLAQPRNVIGGHVVSTVMGLLIFSCLGSTALAFGLGVGLAIVTMLLTKTVHPPAGADPIVVILAGASWNFLIVPVLTGALTIVAAGMLFRRYVLRHPAPAH
- a CDS encoding DUF2478 domain-containing protein, which encodes MVGVVEVPSSKGVGHRLEDLATGAQYEIYQELGSGSGACRLCGSGIIEACESVCRQIAAGCDLVVISKFGKLEATRSGLIAAFSAAIVAEKPILTAVAPSFVEAWQCFAGPLASFSAPDEEAIEAWCLMQKAKSCGI
- a CDS encoding NAD-dependent formate dehydrogenase, which codes for MAKIVLVLYDDPVDGYPTSYARDDLPKIERYSDGQTLPTPKAIDFRPGTLLGSVSGELGLRTYLEGLGHELIVTSSKEGSDSVLDQHLHDAEIVISQPFWPAYMTAERIEKAKNLKIIVTAGIGSDHTDLDAAIKHDITVAEVTFCNSISVAEHVVMMILGLVRNYIPSYQWVMKGGWNIADCVARSYDVEGMHVGTVAAGRIGLAVLKRLKPFDMHLHYTDRHRLPESVERELGLTWHASREEMYGVCDVVTLNCPLHPETEGMINDETLKLFKRGAYLVNTARGKLADRDAIVRALESGQLAGYAGDVWYPQPAPEDHPWRSMPHHGMTPHISGTSLSAQTRYAAGTREILECYFEKRQIRNEYLIVEGGTLAGVGAHSYSAGKKA
- a CDS encoding avidin/streptavidin family protein, yielding MFEGRWRNECGAEIHLSQYGEAISGTYTPSRAEIVAPCRGRILVGSAEGELIGFVTSSSAPGTVTSWTGRLLQTPDPARPEIHLVYHVVERVTNELDISRSKEVKSSVFCKYEC